In the genome of Ctenopharyngodon idella isolate HZGC_01 chromosome 16, HZGC01, whole genome shotgun sequence, the window ATGAAGGcagttacatttaaaagtggAACTGAAAACTATGGCAGATTCTGCATGTCGTGAACTGATCCTAAAGGCAGTATTTATGTGCCTCCTTAAACTTGCCTTCAGCTACAGTTTCAGGAGTTGCACAGAGGATGCAGATTCTAACCATAAAATCTTCACATGTACTAAATGTCATGAACCAGACATAGCTAAAATTGTGAGTGATGTATTTCCAACAGCAACAAACCTTACAGTTTCTTACAGTAACACTACATATGTTCAAGGCCGAAGCTTCTATCATCTGTCCAATCTGACTTCTCTGGTACTGGACAGTAACTATATTTCTAAAATCCACAAAGATGCTTTTAATAATCTGCAACAACTTCAGACTTTAAATCTGTCCTGCAATAACATATCATTTCTCCACCGTGATGTCTTCAGTGACCTCCATAGCCTCACAGAGCTGATCCTGGAAAGCAACAATCTCAATAATACTGACATGTTCCTGTTTTCCAAATTGACAAACCTAACGATTCTCAACCTACGCAGGAATCACCTAAAAAACTTTTCCGCTTTGGTTGAATGCATAACAAACCTGTCTAGCTTGATAAAACTGGACCTTTCCTTTAACAAGTTAACCACACTGAATCACTCCCACCGTCTGCCAGAGTCGCTTGCCAGTCTAAACCTCAGTTATAATAATCTATACAAACTGGGATGTGACAAGTCTTTCCTAATGTATGTGAAAGTGCTAGATTTCTCAGAAAACAAATTGTCATCCAAGACTTTTCAGGGCCTGAATCTGGAGAATATAACATACCTGCGCTTACGCTATACCGGTGTCTCTGCTAACAAGCTTCTTAATTATACCAATGTACGACCGTGGAGCGTCGACTTCTCTGGTTTGAAACTGAAGGACTCTAATGCGCTGTCTTCATTGTGTAATCTTCTGCGACATCACCACcataaaacacaacacataCATAACATGTACCTCCAGGCCAATTCCATAAAAGCACTAAAACGCAACACATTTGATAATTGCCCAAATATCACAGGTATAATGGACCTCTCACTAAATGATATGAAAACCACTGTCTGTTTACAGTTTCTGCATGGTCAGTACCAACTGGAAAGTCTCAAAATGGAACATAACCATCTGACCAGGCTACTGCCCTGCAACAAAACAGACAAGCTCTACAGCCTGAGAAGCCTGAGCTATCGATACAATCGTATTCTACAGGTCGGAGGTTTTGCCTTCAGTAATACACCAAACTTAACAAACCTCGAgctaaacataaacataattgCTTATATGCACCATAAAGCCTTACATGGACTCAAAGATCTTGTTACACTTCGTCTCGACAACAACCTTTTGACCGATGTCTACAATGACAGCTTTGAAGATCTTACCAGCCTGAAGACTCTCAACCTGCGCAACAACCAAATATCTGTAATTTTCAACTATACCTTTCATTCTCTGTCAAATCTAACTATTTTAGATTTAGGCGGGAACAAGATCACACAGCTGAAGCCACATGCATTTGATGGGCTGCATAGCTTGGCCAATTTGTATTTAGATAGAAATCGTCTGAAAGAGATCGACAGCGGACTCTTTGGGAAACTCCATGCTACCCTGAAGGTGCTGGATTTAGAGGCTAACCAAATTGTGTATTTTAGAGAACATAAATTTTCGCCATTTATAAATATGTCGAGGCTTCTCGACCTGAAACTTAGTGCGCAGAAACCAAATGGCATAAACTTGTTGCCGCGTGCGTTTTTCCGGGGACTAACTTCTCTGAAAAGACTTTACCTAACTAACAACCATATCATTGGATTTGGTGCTGAAACATTTGATGACCTGAAAAGCTTGGAGCTCTTAACTCTAGACAACTCATGTGCTGGGATAGCCCAACTCAATCCTGGTATTTTCAAAAACCTTCGAAAATTGAATTTACTATCTGTTGAGAACATGGGCATTCAATCTTTTTCAAAAGAGGTCTTTGGAAATTTGACAGGACTAAAGACACTACATCTGAATCGCAATGCCATGACATCTTTGGACATCAGTTTACTGGACAATCTGACCAATCTGACGTACATTGACATGCGCAGTTGCCCTCTAAGTTGTGGCTGCCAGAATAGTGATCTACAGAACTGGACTCTAACCAATAAAAAACTCCAATTTCCATTTCTTTTCAATATTACATGCCAAGACCATCCAGGGTCATATTTTCACAACTTTGACACTAATGTGTGTTATCTGGACATAGAACTTTACCTCTTTTCCTtaacttttacattcacaatttTATTAACCTTAATACCATTTCTCTATGTCAGACTTTATTGGAAGTTTAAATACGGCTACTACGTGTTTCGATCGTGGTTTGGAGAACAGTGGCGTCGCTTAAGGGACCAGGAGGAAAAATACAAGTATGATGCCTTTGTTTCCTACAACTCGGCAGATGAAGACTGGGTAATGGAACAGTTGCTACCGAATCTCGAGGGTTCTTCTTTTCGGCTCTGCCTCCACCACAGAGATTTCGAGCTGGGCCGCGATATTGTCGACAACATTGTGGCTGCTGTATATGGAAGTCGCAAAACGATCTGCGTGGTCAGTCAGAGCTTCCTTCGCAGTGAATGGTGCTCACTGGAGATCCAGTTGGCCAGCTATCGTCTCTTTCAAGAAATGCAGGATGTGCTTTTGCTGGTCTTTCTGGAGCCTATACCCAAGCAGCAACTGTCCACTTATCACCGTATGAGAAAGGTCATGCTTAAAAAGACCTATTTGCAGTGGCCTGGGTCAAATTGTTCTGATCCAAGCAGTGCAAAAGAACTGTTCTGGAATCAGTTAAAGAGAGCACTAAGGAGCAGCAACACTGGAAACCAAGAGGAGCAGAAGATGGAGGAGAGTGATCAGAGGAGACAAGAGAAGGACATGAAGGAAAGAGAATATTTTGTGAATCAGACACCAACAGATAAGGAAGAGTATTACCTAATGCCCTGACTACATGTATAAGACCAAATTTACAATATAAgatcaaatttaatttaatttacttcAGTAAAGGATATAAATTCTATAGCCTGCATATATTACAAACATGtaaaaataatgatgataatggaAAAGATACAGTCACCTGAagcaattgtttatttttataaggcttttgtggtaaaaatgtaatgaaaattaaataaataaaataattaaataaatagaaattcaACAGGTAAAATAACTGTGATCTATTTACTTTACAAGAGTATTAAACAGTTGAATTCTTATATTTCAGTTTACTACAAGATATTTTAACAGATATAAAACTTAAATTGTGAAATCAGtttgatataaaatattttaaattttgtactGCTTTATTAAAAGGATATAACAAAATCACATGCatcttatttttacagtatactaaatctaaggaaaaaaaaaagcccagtCAAGATATATAGAATAGAAAAATACTTATAGAAGAAATTtgactaaattaataaataaaatatataagcaGCATCGTTGTGGATAGACAATAAACATTTACTCTATTAATGCAGGAGAACAAAAGAAGCTTATTGTGCAGGGCTTTTGATATTTATACAGCACAGAGTGATTTGATCTTAAAAAGTGTCTTTCACTCTTACTACTTGTGTTAGTAGTATATACAAACATATTAGAGAAATCATAATGTAAGCACACTGAACTCTCAAATGACATGTAGAGGTGATGGTCTTtcaatttttgtaaatataaaaaggtaaatctgtaatgcaaaaaaaaaaaaaaagttactcgTACAAAGACAGTAAGATGTATGCATAGTTGGACCATATCATCACCAATGATGATTAGATGAGACTAACCTTGGCAAACAGCCTTTTCTATAGGTAAAGGGGTGGATAAAATGGTGTAATTGACCTGGGACAGTGAGTCATACCAAGACGGTCTGACCTGCGCTGTATGTTAAATGGATGTGGACAGCGAACAAAGGGCTCGTACTGAAAGCCTTCTGAAAGATAGGATGCTGAGAATGACAAGGGAGCCCATCTTTCTCTTTCATCCTGAACTTGTTGCTGATGAGACCAGAATCTGGATCCTCCAAAAGATGGTtcgtgtgttttttgttttctgctctcatatataaaattaagatCTGTTTCTTCTGTGCACTGTTGAGAGATTCTGGAGAGATCTAAATGTACACTTTTCAAACTCTCTCCTGTGCTCAGTGACTGCTGCTGGGAATAGGAGTACACAGGATGATCAAGCCAAGTGGGGGCTCTGAGTATAGGGGCGGCATGCTTGGTAAAGGTCTGGCTCTGGTTAAAGAGGTCTCTGCTGGGATGATTCTGAGCTCTGAAGCAATCCTGAGACAATTCATCTGCCCTCCACTGGCCAAACTGCAAAGACTGTACATTCAAATTCACATGCAAAATAGAGTCCTGAACTGCAAGGTGTCAAATGTTCTTTCCTCTCTAATAGTCTAGTTTATTACAACTTTGGTATTATTTGGACTTGattctttactttttttgttggaAGACATTAAACTTTGTTTCTGATTTCACTGACTCACCATGTCTGTGTGTGATTGTAGTGGTTCTTCTAGAGAGAATGGAGGGGAAAAGGCGTTCCACTCTTGTACCCAATGTTTCTTGGTTGAAACTCCTCTGTTCAAGTCCAGCTTAACTTCTTCTTTTAAGTAATCATGCTGCATGGCACTGTCTAGAATACAGAGAGGACATTTAAAACTTCCATCATGTacacaaatattatattatgagaCAAGGGTCAATGACGTGGCACTCGTTTTTTGTCAggatataaaaatgcaattaatacaCATATGCCCGATTTCACAGACAAGCCTTAAGCCTAGCCCTagactaaaataaatgtttgagctgtcttaactgaaagcaacttgctctgacatatcttaaaatatatcagtaccattgttttgtctcaagatacacaccagtaatgtttttttttctaagacatgtttataaaagctacttaaactaaggcctaatcctggcttaatctaagccctgtctgtgaaaccgggctaTAATGATTCGATTAAACCTTTTCAATGATgagaatgtttttaatttctaaattaaaattcattttgttatttttggggTGCATTAGGTTTAAAATGTCAGGGTGATACATCTGtccttttataatattaaaaaaaaataatattaataaaaaagctttaaagctgcagtttcattaaaatattataaacatttgaaaattcatactgtaaaatgtcatgtagctttaaatttaaaatgttgaaaatggaataaaagtttattttttttatatgaatatgaaaGCAACCTAAATACAAAGATTACATTTCTAGGAACTTTCTTAAACTATATTTCTAAaagatttttccttttctttatcttGGACACTCTTAGTCACTGACCAACATACAAAAAGTGACATACTGTACCTGTCGAAATATCCATGTTCCTGCTGTAACACCTATCCCCATTCTCCACTGCATGGCTAAAAGATGAACAATCTTCATGTCTCTGTCCTGAGCTAAGCTGAGAAGCCATTTGCTTCCCATTCAAGAATGAAAGTAGCCTATGCAAGTTGTGCTCTAACTGGAAACTGTGTCTTTTTTGTAAAGTCTGCATTAGCGTCTCTCTACACTCGGCCAGCAGGGGAGGCCGATGGCTTGGCACATGGAGCTCTGAAGCCTGGCACAAACGTGTTGCCAGCCTTTTCACTGCTTCCCTACAAGATACTGACATTTGCTCCCTCTGCTTGACATTATCTGCTAATTGACCAGACCCAGAGTCCAGTTCAGACAGAGAGGTTAACGTTTGCGGATTTTCCAACATTTGCGGAACTTCCATGTTTGGGAATCCCACCATTGTAGAAGTTTTCTCAAATCTCTGAATATTCATAAAACCATTTCCTTCATCATGGGACTTGAGAGTGCCTGTTTCTGAAATATCAGACTTATTCTTATTAGTTTCAACTGGAGTAGAGCATAACTGATGAACCGGTTCATTTTCTAAGGATGACAAAACCATATGTTCAGTTTCTCTTGGGCTACTTGGACTTTCTTGTCTTGTTTTGCTATTAGTATCTTCTTTCCTGGTGTTGGCATTTCTGACCTTCCTCTCGTCTTCTCTAGATAATCCCATAGGTCCTGTGACTCCTCTATTAGTCTGAATACCACTGTTTTTTCCAATAAGCTCTTTTCTTGaacttttcttcctcttcacttGTGGCGGTGTATTGTTTTCTTGTTCCTGGAGGGGTTCCTGTACTTCATCGAGAGTGCAGTCCTGGTCTGAATCAGGTACTGAGGGGGTTAGTGGTGATGAAATGTGTGCCATAGACgcttttctttgctcttttctCTGCTTATCTCTCTTTATTTGCTCGCTCACCACCCTCTCAATATCTATGGACCTAACCTCATGGCTGAAAAGGCCTCGGATGGACGTAAGGCGCCCTTCAGTTATGATGCTTGGCTTCTGGGGAATGAATGGCTTAGCGAATGTCCTCTCTTTTCTTGAACAAGACAGTGGATGGATGTTGCGGCACTGTGCTTTCTCACCACCTCCTTTTCTGCTGTGCTGATAGTATGTGTGAGACTTGTTTCTCTCTTGACCTCGAATCTGATTCCTCTCCTTCCTGGTTTTAAGACGCCTTACTTTATGTGATAAGTTGCAATGCACATCTGTGTTCATGCTGCTACTGCACAATGGTTTGCAGTTGTGAATAGCATTGGCTGCATGACATGAAGACTTGGTTTTGATACTATGGTGGTCATTGGATGTCTTCGGCAAGTTGTGTTTATGTGGAAAGCTTTTGCAGGATTGGTGGCTCATTTTCATGTTAAGACTATAAAACACAcgttattaaaatttaaaaataagtctgtcatgcattaaataattcatGTAATCTGATTTAGTACTCACATGCTTATTGTGGTTACGTTCACCACTCCGGTTTAGCAGCATACATCAAATGAAGAGCATTCTTTGTGGACAAACTGTTGAATGAAATgctttcttcattttcaaatatGCATATATTATGTATACATATCAAACCACCACATGAAATCGGTATGTACCTGTAACTGAGTCCAAATGCCGTTAAGTTTTAACTCTCCGTTGCTTGGCAACGTGCTTAGAAAGTTTACCGACAGATCTCTGCGAAGATTATTACGGTCAAGAGAgtaatgtttaaaagtttgacATACATTCGCACCACTGAAAGCTAAAAAACGAAGAACATTTAATGATCTTTTCgcgtttataaagttatatgttattttatagGTCGACCGTTCTCGGCGATCTGCTAGTAATGCCTGGTTCGATATTCCTGTTTCCGGGGTTTGGCAGCTGACCGCTGGCTCACTGAGTGAATACTGAACTCTGCTGTGGTTACATTTGTTGGTAACGATATTTCACATTctttatattaatatgaatCGACATAAGTGTTAACATGTCTTGCAAATACTTGTTTGCAAACGTATGATATTACGCATTGTTTAAACGTGTTTTTGTGCCTTGTTCTTCTAAATGGAAGGCATCTGCATGCTAACTGCTACATTAGCTATGTGAGCTGCTCATTTAAAAGCACTTTTAACTAGCGTTAATGATCTTTAAGACGTTAACTTTTTGATATACTCAAATGTCCAaccaattattatttataagctGCTATTTTTGCATCAGCTATTTTATGAGGTTAACTACTGTAATTCAAACTTAGCTCAAAAATAGCACCAAACAAACTAGTTTAGCTGTGAAAAATTTAGCTGTGTCATACGATGCGTACAAAGAACATAAGCTAACCCCAGTACAACTTGTCAAAAGGGTATCAgtcttaaatttatattttgcatGTTAAAGCACAACATTCATACATCGTATAATATCAAATGTTGTTTGGGCTAATATGAGGATCCATATTTAACGCTAATGGAGAAAATGTAACTGTCATCTCCCTCCATGTCCGTCCACAGGAAGTAATGAGTGGAGATTCCAACCCTGCAGCCACACCCACCCCCTGTCAGGACACACAGGGAGATGGTCGATGGATGTCATTGGTGGTTCTtttgtacaatatattttacaaccTTAGTGTACCTATTAGACTGCTAACATATCCCGGTTGCTTTATCTGTTATAAAACTCATAATTAGCCAGTACATTCTCTAATATGCAAATGGAATAATAATGGCATTTTAATGTGTTCTCATCTGTGCAGCACAATCGATTTGTATCGGACAGTAAAGGAAAAGAGCCTGATGTTCTGTTTGTTGGAGATTCACTTATCCAGCTTCTGCATGAGTTTGAGGTATAGCAAAGTATTGGCATCTCCTGCATACTTCATACCTGTCATTCTTATCGACGACTGCACAAATACTTGTTTTAGGTTTTGTGTAaaagatcacacacacacatgcatatatacatactttatatatatatatatatatatatatatacacatacatacacatacatacatacatacacacacacacacacacattatatatatatatatatatattatacacactttttatcattattttattaatattattaaaaaatatggattattatatttaaattaaaatatttaaagttataaaaacaGCAACTACCTATTTTCAACTTTTTACAAGTGTTACTTCAATTTTACTTGATGTTGGCAGGTTTGGCGAAAGCTGTTTTCCCCTCTCCATGCGCTGAACTTTGGGATTGGTGGAGATGCTACACAGCATGTACTGTGGAGACTCATCAATGGAGAACTGGACTACATCAGCCCGAAGGTAAATGATTTGAAACAGTAAGGGAAGGTGCTCAAGTACAATAAAAATTAGACAAAAGTTGCATACTGTAGaatgtccttaaagggatagttcacccaaaaaatgaaaattatcccatgattcactcactctcaagccatcctaggtgtatatgactatcttctttcagatgaacacaaccagagatatatttaaaaaaaaatatccttgctcttccaagctttataatggtagtgaacggggggcctgttttgaagcccaaaaaaaatgcattcatccatcataaatataatctatACGGCacctgggggttaataaaggccttctgaagcgaagtgatgggtttttgtaagaaaaatatctatatttaaaactttattaaccagTCCTAAGGTCTCTTTTGAACGTATTTGTACCACAGGTGGTACAGTGGAGTGCTAAAaggttaactataataactagcttcaggCAGGCGGCTGTACGCATcaatttgcggcggaagagtaatCGTGACCCAACGCATTATGTAATGACGAAtgtggaagcgcagaggatagagcaaaacaaaacactggtcatgaattcggagtctaaaatgagaaattttaaagagaaatggagCTTCATTTTGTTACAGTCCTATTGGTTTAAACCAtgagaggcatctaagcttacgataaTCCTACAGCCTACGTCATACGTTGcttcaggggttactcttttggcgcaagtcgacttgctcAGTATGCGTACTGTCGTCcaccagaagctagttatttgaatttataaagttaaaaatattcatatttttcttacaaattccatcgctttgcttcagaaggcctttatttaccccctggagtcgtatggattatatttatgatggatggatgcattttggggcttcaaaacaggcccAGCCTAACTAGGCAATAGTCCTatattaaaagtaacttttttgttcaaaattaacaatttaaataatgagtcaacacatcaatccttcttccaatacatgtttttgtcttacccctGATTGTTTCATTcccctattataagtgtttatattttacacCTGTCATGATGGTTTTCACAGGAAATTGTGTACATATCTCACCTTCATGTGTCTCTtcatatctgtaaatagagaaaagttgctccatTTACTTTgatatatgtacatgtaaacaataaatgtttGCATTCATTCTAAGAAGTGAATCATTTGTGTATGGATCCCTTATTTGTGATGAAACATGAAGGAAATTGGTCACAGATGATACTGCTTGGAAAAAGACCCTCTTGCAGCAAAAATGGTTACTAATGTCTTATTTCATCTATTGGTATGCAGGTGGTGGTATTGTGGGTGGGCACTAATAATCATGGTCACACCCCAGAACAGATCTGTGGAGGCCTCATGGCCATCATCGATGTGATCCATCAGAAGCTGCCTCATGCTCACACTCTTGTGTTGGTTAGTTATCTCAGCTTCTTCCTCTCAGTCACgacattatttaatttctttcaaataattGAATCCTCAGTTTAATTCATCATACCAGTACTGTGACTGTCAATGTCCATCAGTGCTGAGTGTGATATTCTTGGATATTTTTACCAACAGAGAAATAGGCAACAGAAGaacttaaaaaagaaagaaaaaaaagtaacaaaaatagAACTGTCCAAAGAGTAAAACAAAAGccacttttccactgtcgggccaaacggttcttagaatggtaaggaacggttccagttgtgtttccacttAAGCCTGGTATGGCACAGCACGATTACAAACCGCTCTCGGCCCGGAGTTATTGGCACGGTTGTCTAACCGTGCTAGTAGAAGTGATGTcgccactcaggattggtcacttgtctgttgcctggctaccagtttctctgtagctggctaAGCGCTCTATTTGAGCGAAATagacacaaattaataataaaattaaaagcttttgtattacattccaaagaacAACCGTtgtcagccccacagtggaaaatgaaaccataaCCGTACCAGCTGGCACGGAAAGGAACAGTCACACAATGAGAACCGTTCGGCCcaacggtggaaaagcggctatattttcaaaacaaaaatttatACAAGAACAGAAGGgtgaaaaaaacactaaaattatCTGGATTAGGTACTATAATGTACATTATTGTTCAAAATTtgtaagtaagatttttttttttattgtttaaaagaaatgaatacttaatattcagcaaggctgcattatcAAAAGTCATAGTAaggacttttataatgttacaaaagatttttatttcaaatacatgcttTTCTTTTGCATCATGGttactataaaaatattaagcagcacagttATTgtcaactttgataataagaaatgtttcttgagcaccaaaccatcatattagaatgattctgAAGcagaattcagctttgccataacagaaataaattatattttaaaatatattaaagtacaattttttttttttttttattgtaataatatttcaaaatattactgtttttactgtgatttgtaaaatatcttataaaTCTTTTAAACGGTTGTGTATATTAAGTCATTTTGACAACTTCTAGCTATTGTTTTAAATGGAAAAGCCCCTTTTTGTCCATTatgaaaatatcttttatgaCATATAAAAACTGTAGTATCTCAGTCTGtcatttctttgctctttcatAAACATTATCCTCAATAGATATTGTTGTGTTCATTAAAAGGCCCAAAATTATTGCATTTACTGGAAGGTAATACTCGTTCTTTTCTCACCACTAGGGGTTGCTGCCGAGAGGTAAAAGTCCAAACCCTCTCCGTGAGCGTAACGCGAGTGTGAATGCTCAAGTTGAGGCTGAGGTAGCGTCTTTGTCTCATGTCTCTTTTCTGGACATGGACCCTGGGTTCATTCAATCTGACGGTTCCATCGCACACCAGGACATGTATGATTACCTGCACCTCACGCCGCAGGCCTACCAGAGGGTGTGCCAGCCCTTGCATGAACGCATCAAATCCCTTTTAGATAAACAGGTTCCATgaatgcaaacatgaaatatagcATAAACACCCTTTCCTGCGCAATAACAGATGTCTCATCCTTTATGCTCTACACTTAGAGCTTTATTGAGATATAAACACCCTCAGGAACACTCATGACTGTTTAATAGACACACACGTAGATATCACACACAACATCGCATGCTTCCTGTCATTATGCATTACTGCTCCCTTGTTACTACAAAAATAGATTGTTTATTGAGGACTGTTAGAtccagcttaaagggatagttcatccaaaaatgaaaattctgtcaagccattcctcatgtagttccaaatATTGTATGACTGTTtctttgaagaatgtttcaacaatttttttctttcaaatattgaaccaaaacaacactgaacccCAAAATCTTTATTggtgttccacagaataaatagtcatacaggtttgtaatgacatgaaggtataatgacagaattctcattttggGGTCAACTGTCTCGTTAAATTGTGATTTATCCTCTTTACGCAAAATGTTTAGTACATTCCAAAGTCTGTACATATATGAACAAGCCCGTTATTTTGCAGTGTAATGTTGATCTCAATGACTCCTGATGAGTAGCGGTTGTTGAAGTGTACATACAAACGGATGTGTGCTGCTATCATGGTTTGATTGACCAAGACATTCTTGTGACCTTTGTGTAGGGAACAAAAGATTTCTCGAAAGCAGGCTATATAGCTCTTCAGATGTTGGCAACTGCTCGTTTGTTTGTTGAAAGAAACAATATGGGTTAATTTTGGGTTCGTTCTCTGTTAATGATCCTCCATAGTACATGCCCTGTCTCTTTTCTGAGATAAGGGTAGGTGCTTCAAACAATGTTACGTACCTTTAAAATAATTCCATAAGATTTATTGTTTTGGATACTTTCTTTGCAGGAAATTCTTTGTGATAAACATTGAATTAGTGTTTCAGTTATTTTGTACAgtgcttttcttatttttggaaTTAATTCTCTCCTTCACCCTTTCAAGTAAATCATATGTGCTTTAGGAACCAGGGGTATCTGACTAAAAGATTTATACGGTGGATAAAATCCAACCTTGTAACTAAAGACAAGGAATGGGTGTGGGTGGTCCTTGCATGGCTCAGTTTCTAATAAGCAGAGAATGGAAATCATAAGGGGCCGATcactttctttattttaattgctGAATGTATTATAACCAACCGTAACTTTCAAATGCTGATGGATATGGTTATATgttgaggtgtttttttttctgctgcttTGTCCTGGTGTTTGTGTTCGTACTGTCTTGTCTGATGGGCTTTTGTGAACATTGTCATCTTCCAGTAGTCTTGAGTGGTTCCAGGAATTGCCTCTCTCCTCATGACTTGTGTTCCTGTCTGAGGGTTAGATGTCGTGCCTGGTGCTGCGATAAACAATTATCATGTAAAAACGGTggaataaaaactgagaaacctttcaaatgtgtcattttgaatttctattttaaactttctgttGATATGTTTAGTTTGAGTcaaaaatttactttaaaacatttgtCAAGTTCTCAGAAATTTATTATGTTCAGTTTTTagatatacactactgttcaaaccTAAGATCTCCAAGGCTGTATTTagttgaccaaaaatacagtaaaaacagtcattgttatattaaaaatcttacaccaaacatttgaattgtattgtaaggtaaaaaaaaaaatatatatatatatataatatatatatatatatatatatatatatatatatatatata includes:
- the pafah1b3 gene encoding platelet-activating factor acetylhydrolase IB subunit gamma, translating into MSGDSNPAATPTPCQDTQGDGRWMSLHNRFVSDSKGKEPDVLFVGDSLIQLLHEFEVWRKLFSPLHALNFGIGGDATQHVLWRLINGELDYISPKVVVLWVGTNNHGHTPEQICGGLMAIIDVIHQKLPHAHTLVLGLLPRGKSPNPLRERNASVNAQVEAEVASLSHVSFLDMDPGFIQSDGSIAHQDMYDYLHLTPQAYQRVCQPLHERIKSLLDKQVP